The DNA window ACCCCCAAGAGTTATAACTAATTGCTATATTGTATAACACGCAAAGGCCTCCTTTGTCAAGGACAGCGGCTACTGGCAGATAGAGCGGAGCCATTCGTTTATAGAAAAACGCAGGCAGAGGAGCCACTTCCAAAACGATGGGGGGGAGGCAGAGAAAGGGGGCACAAAGATAGAGCAAAGATATAAAAGCACGCCTGCAGGAGATCAGCTTTGGGTCCGGGGTAGGGAGGGCTCGCGCGCAGCTGAAGGTGTCTGAGCAGACCCTAACGGCAGGGCAGGAGCTGGCAAGCAGGAGGGCAAGCCTTTGACGGTCTCCGCGAGGGCGAGGAGGGCCACGAGCCGAGGGAGGCGATCAGGCAAGCCAGACTGAGCGAGCAAAAGGTGGCATTGAAGCCACCGCCCCGCTCAGGTCATCCACTCCTCGGGGGTCTTGATCCGCACGCCGCCATCGCTGCGCATCTTCATCAATCTGGCATCCTGCTCCATACGAGCGCGCAGTTGGGCCATAGATACCCGATGCCAATAGGCTGCCGGGAAAAGGCCGATGCCCAGGGCCAGAGCTGCCGCGATCTCTGCGCGATTGAAGCTCAGGCCGGGCGGCAAATGAAAGGGGATAGAGGTTAGCACGCCCAGGTGGAAGAGGAGCACAACGCAGAAGACGGCCAGTTCAATCAAACCAGCCCCGATATAGGACAGCACTTCTGTCTTCTTCCGCTTGCGAAAGACAATGACCAGCCCAAGGTTGAGCAAGAACAGGAACGCTGTGATAATCAGCGTCAGCCAGACAAAGATCGCTCTCAAAATACTGCCTCCAGCCACAGGCCCACAAGTGGGCAAATTTCACTTCAGGAAAAACGACGATGTTCCCCGTTACTAGAAAACGATCAGCTCAAGGAGTTGTCACGAGCAGATTGGAGAAAGCCACCTCCGTTCCCTTCAGGTTCACAAGCAGCCCCAGCGAGCCAGAAGGAATCGAGCCATCTTGAGCTGTTCCCACCTTCTTGCCATTCACGTAGAAAGTAAAGTTCTTGCCGCTCGCCACAATTTTGATCGTATTGGTGGCCTTCGACCCATGTCCCTGGTGGTACTCCTTACCAAAGCTCTTCGACCAGATCTTTGTCCAGCGATTATCTTCCGAGGCGGAGCTATTAAACTTCCAGAACTGGTATTCGCCATCACTGGTGTTGCGCACCTCGAAGGCGTAAAACTGAGTCGTTACCTTGCCTCCCTTGGACTGCTGGCTGTAGCGGACAATCATACCAAACTGGTTATTGATCGAGCCATCATCTCCTTTGATCTCCTGCATCGTCAAGGTATAGGCCAGCGAGGTGCTCAGCAATGGCCCGGGAGCGTCGGGCAAGATGGCCACCGCCATATTGTTATCGTCATTGTTAATGATGTGATAGGCCCCGTTCTTGAAGACAAAGAGGCGTGAGCCGCTGGTGGCAACAGGCCAGTTGTGGATATTCTGAGCCAGCGGGTCCTCCATGATCACACTGGGCGTCGGCGTCCCTTTGACCGCTGCGGTTCCTGTTGCGGCCACCGCGGTGACAGCTCCCTTTCTCGCTTGAGGTGCCGGATTAGCGTGCAGGCGGGAGAACATGAGCAAGCCGGAGCCGGTGAGCACTACCAGCAAAACGACCAGCAAGATGAGCAGATTGCGCTTCTCTCTCCAGAGCAAGGTGGGAGAGAACCTCGGCTGCTGGGCCGGGCTGCTCTGAGCGGGGGAAGATTGCCCAGACTCAGTCAGGACGGGCAGCATACTGGTCACGTAGCGTCCCGGCTGGCCCGCGACAGGAATCTGCACCAGGCGCAGAGCGCCGGTTAGGGCCGCTGTATTCTTGCTACCACCGGCCTCAACAAAGGGCAAGGGACCCAGGGCGCCGGTCGTTGTTCCGGGAAGAGTGCTGGTGGCGCCGGGGAGCGGGCTAGTGAAGGGAGTAAGGACCCGCGTGACATTGGGAGAGAATCCTGTACCTGTAAAGGAAGTCGGCGCCGGTGTGGGAAAAGGTAGCTGGACCTCTGGCGCCTCCGGGCTAGCGGAGAAGGTTGCTGGAGAGGCCCCCTGCTGAGCGAGCGGCGCCTGGAGACCTTCGCCAAAGGCGGAGGTGTCGGTCATCTGCTGGCTTTGGAAGAGAGCGGCTTGATTGAGGGCCATCGTTGGTGCCCCAGCCCCCGCATCAGCCATAGCGCTGGCGCCAGCCGAGGATGAGGAGAAGGCAGCAGAGCCGAAGGGGGATGGAGACGACGTTACACTGGCCGAAGGCAGCTGGGTCTGAAACGGCTGTCCCTCGCCTGGGAAAGGCATCTGAGTCACCTGCATCTCGCCTGCCTCTGGGCCAGTCGGCATGGCCGTCTCCGCCTGGAGGCGAGCGGCACTTAGCAGGCCGAGCTTACGCACCGGACGCGAGCCGAGCGCCCCTGTGCCAGCGGCAGTCTCTCCCCCACTGGGCAGGGCATTACCTGCTGCCGCCTCCTCCCCAGGTCCTGGTTGCGGCTGGGGAGCAGCATAAGCAGCGGCATTGGCAACCGGGTCCGTCGCATTCTGCGCGCTCTGTTGCTGCCAGATAGGATCAAAGAGACTTCGTCGTGGTGGGCGTGACTGATCTGGACTCTGAGATGGATGCATCCCCTGCTGTCCTCCCTCTCGTGACAAAGTGCCTGCTAGCCAGTGCTGGTGTCAACGTCTGGCGGAAGGTGGCAACCAGCTTCAGTTTCAGGGACAGCCAGTGCCAGTGCCGTCGCCAACAGATCGAGAGTGCCCCGTGCAGTTTGCGCTGAACGGCGATGGCCCCTTGTATTCTGGCTGTTGGCTGTTGATCTTGCCGGAAGCCTTCCAGGAACGCAGGAAGCAGCGCAGGAGCGAGAAAGGTCATAGGAGGAAAAAGCGCCTTCACCACTACTGGCCACGACCAACAACCAGCTCTGTTCCCTGCCCTGTCTGCCCTACCAACGAGCCATTTTCCTCCCCCCCTCCCAGGAAGCCACCCCGCAGGGTACCTGTTTCCATACCAATCCAGGATCATCCCACGCAGTGCTTCAGCGTCCATTGCATCCTCGGTTAATTGCGCGTAATCAGCAGATTCTTAAAAGCGACCTCCGTCCCGTTCAGATTGACCAACATACCCACGGTACCCGAAGGAAGCGAGCTATCCTTCGTCTGACCCACGACCTTGCCATTGACAATGAAGGTAAAGTTAGAGCCATTGGCAAAGACCTTCAAGGTATTAACGTTCTTGGGTCCCTGTCCCTGGTGAAATTCGCTTCCAAACTTCTTGCGCCAGATCGGTGTACCCCAGGCATTATTGGGGCCACGGCTATCATCATACTTATAGAAGCGGTACTCGCCGCCCTTGATGTTCTGGACCTCGAAGCTATAGAAGGTCGTTACCGTTTTGCCACTGCGCGTCTGCTGACTGAAGCGCAGAATCAGGCCGAACGAATTGTTGATATTCGCATCGTCGCCCTTAACCTCCTGCATGGTCAAGCTATAGCCCGTCGGTCCTGTGAAAGGAGCAGACTGGAGGACAACGGCGATCCCCTTCTGGCTATGGTTAGTGATATGATAGGCGCCATCCTTAAAGGCATAGGTATCCGCAGGAGTCGTCGGCCAATCATGAACATTCTGCGACAGCGGATCAGAGAAGAGCACATCACTGGCATTGGCCGCGGTGGCCATCGGCGAGGCTGTTGACTGCAGCCCCGGAGTCGCGCTTCCCTGTGGTTCCATTTTCTGGCCGCTATGCAGATGGCCTAATAGCAGCAGACCGGAGCCAACCACCAGGATGAGTGCCGCCACAATCAAGGTGACCACCATGCGGGCCCGGGTCCGCCGACGCTCGCCCCTGGCAGCGCTTTTCCCCTGCCCCGTACCGGGCGTGGCCAGGGGGAGCAGGCCGGTGACATAGCGACCCGGCTGGCCGGCGACGGGCACTTTGACCACCTTGACGGGGCCGGTCAATTTCACCAGAGGCGAGGTGGCCGTTTGCTGGGCCACTGGAGCCAGGGCTCCTGTCGTTGTCGGCAGAGCGGGCGACAGCTGCTGGACCTCCTGGCTCTGATTATCCACGGGTCGCTGCTCTCGCACCCCTAAGAGGCCAGAGCCAGGGGCCGGAGCGACCACAGATGGCAGGGGATCGGTGAAATTGGGCTGCTGCTCCTCAGTCGACCAGAGCACGGCTGGCTGTTCATTGGTGACTGGGCCAGCCTGAACAGGTGCGCTGTCCGGCACAACCCCGGCGCCCACACGGGGAAACATCCCGGTGCGTGAGAGCAGACCCCCCCGGCGACTGGCGCTGCTGGCTGTTGGGAGCTTCGCCGTAGGCTGAGGAGGCTCAGCCGCAGGCAACTTCAGCGAAGGAACAGGGAAGGCCATCGCCGGGGGATCGCCAGCGGGTGCCCCCTGCACCGGAGGAGCCGCCTGCGCAGCCTGCGCTTGCGGGGCGGAAGCCATATTGACGGCAGGTTGGTGAGCGCTAGCCGTCATCCAGCGTGGGTCAAGTAGTCCGCCGGCACTGCCGGGCACAGCGAACTTCCCCGAGAGGCCAAGCGCTGCAATGGCGGGATTTTGACCCGTATCGACAGTGATGCCAGCGGAGGTCAGAGCCAGGCGAAAGGCCAGAGCCATTTCCTGGCCACTAAAGTAGCGATCGGCAGGATTTTTTGCGAGTGCGCGCAGGATCACCTGCTCTGCAGCAACAGGAAGATCAGGGCGAAAAACACGTGGTGACGTGGGCGGAGTCTGCAGATGCTGAGCAGCGATCTGCATTGGGGCCTCACCCCGGAATGGCGCCACACCCGTCACCATCTGATAGAGAATGACCCCGAGCGAGTAGAGGTCGGCCCGCCCATCGACTGGCTGCCCCAGCACCTGCTCGGGAGACATGTAATCGGGCGTACCCACCGGCGCCCCCGGCCCTGTCAAGCGCACCTGGTTCGCCCGCTCCTCAGAGATAATTTTCACCAGACCGAAATCGGTCAGTAGCAAGCGGCCATCAGGCGTCTTTAAGATATTGGCCGGTTTGACATCACGGTGAATGACGCCCCGCTCATGAGCGAAATCAAGGGCCGCGGCCAGCTGCTCAAGATAGTTGAGCACCTTGGGCAGGGCCATCGCCCCCTCACGCTCCATCTCATCGCGCAGTGTCCCCCCGCTGACATAGGGCATGACCAGGTAGGCCAGGCCTTGCTGCTCCCCATACTCATACACTGGCATAATATTGGGATGCTCCAGCGAGGCGGCAGCATCCGTCTCGCGCCGGAAGCGCTCCAGAAAGGCCGCCAGCTGATGAGGCGTCAGCGAGGCCATCGGGAAGAGCACCTTCACAGCTACCTGACGGCGCGGTCGCGACTGCTGTGCCAGGAAGACCGCGCCCATACCACCCTGCCCGATCAAGCGCTGGAGCGTGCAGGTCCCCAGCTTCATTCCAATCAAAGCTTCAGGATTCATGCAACATCCTCTTTTGTTTCAATCGCCCAGCTGCGATTGTTCTTCAGCAACGACGTGCAACCCAGTCTTCAGCGCGCAGGCACGTCGGGGGGGGTACACCACAGTGTATCGTGAAATATTTTTTCGCTTGTACATCTTAGTTAATTTACACAGCTCTGACAATGAATCCGCCTGGCAGGCATGACCAAAGTAATGGTTGTGGGTAATGGTTCTTCGCCACCAGAAACGGGATCAAGACCCTCTGAGCGCCACTCGTAGCGCCACTCGTGGCCTTCCCCTGCCTTCGCTGACCTCCTCAACGCCTCCTCAAAGAGAGGCAGGACCCCAGTTCATCACTTCAGAGGACCTCGCCAGCGAAGTGCGCTAACAGCAAAAGAGCAGGCTCTCCTCCTTTTCTGGTACTGGAGGCGGAGAAGCCTGCTCAGAGTAGGGGCCTGGACCAGTTCGCTCCCCGCTAGGGGCAGGGTCCTTTCATTCAGGCCGCTCTTCGTTTGAGCCGCTGGCCTTGCGGCTCACCGATAATCTGGCCATTGTGGTAGACGAGCTGGCCGCGCAAAAAGGTCGCCAGCGGACGCCCGAGCAGTTCCAGGCCCTCGTAGACCGACCACTGATTTTTGGTATAGAGATCTTCCTTTCTCACCCTCCAGGTTCGCTCGGTATCAATGACCACAATATCGGCATCCTTGCCCACGGCCAGGGCTCCCTTCTGCTCAAAGCCAAAGATGCGCGCGATATTGCCCGAGGTGACCTGAGCGATACGGATCAGCCCCTCTTCCAGGGTCTCTCTCCCAAAACGCTGTATCCAGTTGCTGACTAAGACAGGGATCGCCTCTTGCAGTCCAGGCATGCCCGAGGCCACTTCCCATACGCTGGCCTTCTGTTTCTCGGCCAGTGTATGGGGGGCATGATCGGTCACCACCGTGTCAATCTTCCCCGCGCGCAGCAGCTGCCAGAGCTGATCTTGCGCCTCCGGGGAGCGGAGGGCTGGTGCAATGTTGATCAGGTTGCCATAGCGGGCATAATCGGCACTGCTGAAGGCCAGATGGGCCGTTGTGACCTCGCCATAGACCTCCACCCCAATCCTGCGGCCAAAGTCGACCGCTGCAAACTCCTCGGGCGTCGAGAGATGCAGCAAGTAGAGCTTCACGCCGAAGTATTTGGCCAGCGAGATCATCTCCAGGACAGAGGTCAAGACGACCGAGAGGTTGCGCACCTCTCCCCAGGCCGCTGGATCGTGTCGACCTGCGATATCACGGTAGTGATGCAGAAAGTAATCGATAAGCTCCTGATTTTCGGCGTGGACAATGGCCATCAGGCCCCGCTCGCCCAGAATGGCAAAGATACGGGCCAGGTCGCTCAGGTGCGGAATAGTCGTCGGCGCGCTCTGGTGGCCGGCGGCGAAAATCTTGACCCCGGTGATCTTGTCAGGATCAACCGCCCTTAGTTCATCGATCTCCTCGCGCGAGACCCCCATGTTGATGGCAAAGTCGCAGTAGGAGCGCGCTGCATACCGCTGGATCTGCTCGTCAACCCGCCCCGCGGTCGTGGTCGGCGGCCTGGTATTGGGCATGTCTAAAATGGTGGTATAGCCTCCAGCCAGACCGGCCCGCGTTCCATGGGCAATATCTTCCTTGTACTCCAGACCCGGCTCACGCATGTGGCCATGCACTTCGATCAGGCCGGGCAGCAGGTACTTTCCCCGGAAATCAAAGGTCTCTCCTTCACCCCGGTCAGGGAAACCCTCTTCTATGCGGGCGATTCTACCATCGACGACGGTGATCGTTCCGTTGAGAATGCGATCGGGCAGCACGAGCGCTCCCTTGAGGATTGTTGGCATAGCACCGCTCCTCAATACTCGTTCCAGGCCTTGATGGGGATCGTGCGCAGATCCTTGTTGACAATGGCCCGCGCGAACAGACGCACTTGCTTGACTTTGGTCAGCAGCGGAATATTATAATCGACTGCCGCACGGCGTATTGTATAGTTGTCATCGACTTCTTTCATTACATAGTTGTCAACTACATTGATGGCAAGATCAATTTTGCGCTCGCGGAAGTACGTCAGCACATTTGGCTCTCTCTGCTCGTGGATCTTGAAGAGCATCTTCGCCTCAATGCCATGCTGGCGTAGGAAGGCGCAGGTCTTCTCGGTGGCATAGAGCGGCAGCCCCAGAGAAGCCAATAATTTGGCGGTCTCCAGGAATTTCTGCTTCTTCTCCTCGCTACCGATACTGATGAAGATGCCCTTCTGGGGGATATGGCTACCGGTGGCAATGACGGCCTTGAGATAGGCTTCCTCCAGATCCTCGCCAAAGCAGGCCACTTCGCCCGTCGAGGCCATCTCGACCCGCAGCAAGGGATCGGCACCCGTGAGACGCGAGAACGAGAACTGCGGCGCCTTCACTGCTGTAAAGGTCAAAGGGGGCAGGGTGACAGACGCGATCTCCTCCTGGAAGAGCGCATCCACAAACAGCTCGATCAGATTGAGGCCGGTCACCTTCGAGATGAAGGGGAAGGTGCGCGAAGCGCGCAGGTTCGCCTCGATCACGTAGACCTGGTTGTCCTTGGCCAGGAACTGAACGTTGAAAGGTCCGGTGATCTCCAGGGCGCGCGCAATGGCTCGCCCCGCCTCCTCGATGCGTTGGAGAGTCTCAGTATTAATGGTCTGGGGAGGCAGGACGATCGTCGCGTCTCCAGAGTGCACACCAGCATTTTCGACATGCTCAGAGATCACAAAGGCTTTGATCTCGCCTCGCTGGGCCACCGCATCCAGCTCGACCTCCTTGACTTTCTGGAAGAACTTGGTGACAGTCACCGGATGCTCGGGCGAGACGGCAGCCGCATATCGGGTGTAGCGCTCCAGCTGCTCAGGAGTGTAGCAGACATTCATGGCGCTGCCGGAGAGCACGTACGAGGGACGCACCAGAACCGGATAGCCAACGCGCTCGGCAAAGCTGAGGATATCTTCGATGGCCTCGAAGGTATCCCAGGCTGGCTGACGAATGCCCAGCTCATCCAGCAATTGCGAGAATTTCGAGCGATTTTCGGCCTGGTCGATGTGCTCAGCCGAGGTGCCCAGAATGGGAATACCATAGTCATGCAGAGCCTTGACCCGGTTATTGGGGGTCTGCCCGCCGACTGAGACGATGACCCCAGCAGGGTTCTCAAAGTCGCAGATATCGGCGATGCGTTCAAAGCTCAGCTCCTCAAAGTAGAGACGATCCGACATGTCATAGTCGGTGGAAACCGTCTCTGGGTTGCAGTTGATGACGACGGAGCGCTTATCATACTTCTTGAGGGCCTGCACAGTGTTGACGCTGCTCCAGTCAAATTCTACCGAGGAGCCAATCCGATAGGGGCCGGAGCCGAGCACGACTATGCTTTCCTTGCCCAACGGCTCGACATCGTGATGCTGCCCATTATAGGTCATGTACAGATAGTTAGTGTCAGACGGAAATTCGCCCGCCAGGGTATCGATCTGAAAAACGGAGGGCAGGACTCCATAGCGCTGGCGCAGCGCCCGAATCTCCAGCTCGGTCTTGCCGACCAGCTCGCCAATACGCTTATCAGAAAGGCCCGCTTGCTTCAGGAGCAAGAGACGGGTGGCGGTCAGCTCTCGATCGCGTGCAAGCTCCTCTTCCAGCTTGACGATATGTTGAATACGATACAAAAACCAGGGATCGATGCCGGTGATCTCATTGATCTCCTCAATCGAGAAGCCGTTGCGCAGCGCGACAGGCAGAGCAAAAATGCGCTTGGGAGTGGGAGTATAGAGATACTTATCGATAATCGCGTCCTCGCTCTCCTCTCCCAGAAAGACCCGCTTGGAGGTCGCCCCCTCAAGCCCGAGGTCCAGCATGCGAATAGCCTTCTGATAGGCCTCCTCAAAGGTACGCCCAATGCCCATTACCTCGCCAACGGACTTCATGCTGGTGCCGATTGTTTGATCGGCGCCCTTAAACTTATCCAGGTCCCAGCGAGGGATCTTGACCACCACATAGTCCAGGCTTGGCTCAAAGCAGGCCTGTGTCACCCCCGTGACCTTATTGGTCAGCTCAGGGAGCGCGTAGCCGAGGGCCAGCTTGGCGGCAACATAGGCCAGAGGATAGCCGGTCGCCTTGCTGGCCAGAGCCGAGCTGCGCGAGAGGCGCGCGTTGACCTCGATGACGTAGTACTCGGATGTGCGCGGATTGAGGGCAAACTGCACATTGCACTCGCCGACGATGCCCAGGCTCCTCACAATGGCAATTGCCGCCGAGCGCAGTGTATGGTACTCGCTATTGGTGAGCGTCTGGCTGGGGGCCAGCACCACCGACTCGCCGGTGTGGATGCCCAGCGGGTCCATGTTCTCCATGTTGCAGACCGTGATGCAATTATCATAGGCATCACGGACAACCTCATACTCGACCTCTTTGTAGTGGTGCAAGTATTGCTCGACCAGTACCTGCGGAGAGAAGGCCAGGGCACTGGTGACAATGCGCCTCAACTCTTCCATATTGTGAGCAATACCTGACCCCTGGCCTCCCAGCGCGAAGCCAGCCCGCAGCATCACCGGGAAACCGATCGTTCGGGCAATTTCCTGCGCCTCCTCCAGGGACTCCGCGCTTTTGCTGACCGGCGTTGGAATATTGATCTGGTGCAGATGTTCGGCGAACTCCTGGCGATCTTCTGTCAGAATAATGGCGGTGACCGGCGTGCCCAGGATCTCGACCTGATACTTCTCCAGGACGCCGCTCTTGAAGAGCTCGACCCCGCAGTTGAGCGCCGTCTGCCCGCCGAAAGAGAGGAGAATGCCGTCCGGGCGCTCCTTCTCGATGATGCGCTCCACAAAGAAAGGCGTGACTGGCAGAAAGTAGACCTGGTCGGCCAGCTCCTTGGAGGTCTGAATGGTCGCAATGTTGGGGTTAACCAGAACGGTTGAGACCCCTTCTTCGCGCAGCGCTTTGAGAGCCTGGGAGCCGGAGTAGTCGAACTCCCCGGCTTGCCCAATTTTGAGTGCCCCCGCCCCCAGAACCAGGACCTTGCGCAATTTTTTCATCGTGAGCTGCGAGCCTCCTTTTCAATGCGAACGCGAGCGAGGAAGTGATCAAAGATCCAATCGGTATCCATTGGACCGGGCCTTGCTTCTGGATGGAACTGCACAGAGAAGAAGGGAAGCTCGTGATGGATCATGCCTTCGTTGGTGCCATCGTTCCCATTAATAAACCAGGGCGCAAATCCTGGCGGCAATGTTCCAACAGCAAAACCATGATTTTGGGTTGTGATAAAGCAGCGTTTGCTATCATTCAGCAGACATGGCTGATTCTGGCTTCGGTGCCCAAATTTCATCTTATAAGTATCGCCGCCGGCGGCCAGGGCCAGGAGCTGGTGGCCCAGACAGATGCCCAGCATGGGGATAGTCCGCTTCAGCGCGATCTGGATAGTCTGGATCGTCTTCTGCACCGTCTTTGGGTCGCCAGGCCCATTGGAGATCACGATTCCATCGAAGTCAAAGGTATTGGCCGGCGCAAAGAGATCATAGTCCCAGGGGACGCGAACCAGGCGCACATTGCGTCTCAGCAGCGAGCGCACAATATTGTGCTTGGTGCCGCAGTCGAGCAAGGCAATGGTGAGATCGCCCTCGCCCAGACGCTCGACCTGCTGGCATGAGACACGCGCTACCAGGTTGTCGAGGTTCGGGTCATAGAAGGGCAGATCCTCATCGTCGAGGACAATTTTGCCCAGCATCGTCCCATGCGTACGGATATGTCGCGTCAGGAGACGGGTATCCTTGATTTCCAGGGCCGGCACCTGCTGTTCTTGCAACCAGGTGCGCAGAGTCATGGCGCTCTGGGCGTGAGAGGGAGTGTCTATATAGTCGGAGACAATCAGTCCAGCGATATGAATCCGCTCGCCTTCCCAGTGCGCCGCCTGCGGCACTCCATAGTTGCCGATCAGTGGATAGGTCATAGCCAGGATCTGGCCCCCATAGGAGGCGTCGGTCATCGCCTCGGGGTAGCCGACCATGCCCGTGCAAAAGACAACCTCACCGGCGGTGGAAGCCTCATAGCCGAAGGATGTGCCTTCAAAGGTCGTGCCATCCTCCAGCACCAGCCTCCCCCGGCGGGCACCGGTATCCAGCGCAAAGCGAGAGAGATCAGCAAAGGAGTTTTCAACCAGAAATGTCCGATCTACCATGTTCTGCTGCATCCAGGAAGTCCTTTCAACGACACTACGCTTTCCCCAGAATCAACGCCAGCAAGGCCATGCGGGTGTACAAACCGTTCCTGATCTGGGAACGCAGATAGACCGCGCGTTCATCGCCATCGACAGCGGGATCGATCGTTCCAACACGCGGCAAGGGGTCCATGAGTATCATCTCGCGATTGGCACGCTCAGCCAGTAACGCCGGTGTCACCTGGAACGAAGCAGCAGCCAGTTGTTGATAGTCATCGAGAGATGAAAGACGTTCTTTCTGAATACGTGTCCAATACCAGAAGTGACAGTCAGTTGGAATGTCTCGCTCACTGTGGATCTCCACGATTTCAATGCCGCGAGACCTCAGCGCACGCAGCTCTTCGCGCGCGAGGCGCAGCGCTTCGGACGAGAGGAGATAGACGGTATTGCCCTCGAAGAGGGCCAGGCCACGAATGAGCGAGTGCAGGGTACGACTGTTGAGCGGATCACCGGCCAGCAGGCCCTTCAGATGATCAAGACGTCCAAAACGCTCATAGATCGTAAAGAGGTCGAGCAGCGTCTGAGTGGGATGCTCATTGTTGCCATCGCCGGCATTAATCACCGGGACACTGGCAACCTCTGCCGCTCGCTGAGCCGCCCCCGCGCGCGGATGGCGCAGGACAATCGCCTGCGTATAGGCCCCGAAGACGCTGATCGTGTCCTCAAACGATTCCCCTTTCCAGACCGAACTGACGACCTCCGGATTCTGGATATCGAGCGTTTGCCCACCGAGCCGCTTGACCGCAGCCGCAAAGGAGCCGAAGGTCCGGCTGGAGGGTTCATAGAACAATAGGGCGACGAGTTGACCAGCAAGTAGCTGAGAAGGCTCACTCGCAAGGACCAACTCCTTCATCTCGCGCGCCAGTGCGAAGACTCTATACAGATCGGCAGCTGAAAATTGGTCCAGAGAAAGGATATCTTTCCCCCTGAAATCTCCGCTGATCAGCTCAAGTGAGCCAGGCGGATGAGTGATCACTTGATTCATGCTGTCCTCCAGCTAGCCTTTCAGCATAACCTGTTGACTGGTCATACGCTTGTCAGTGCTCCATTTCCTTTTTGCTGTCGTCAAGCAACCGTGAAATGGAGCGAGCGCGAGCATCCTCCTTGCCTGCTCACGAGATACGGGCTGCCCTGGCTGAGGCTATAAAAAAATTCCCCACCCCTGTCTCCAGGGGTGAGGAAAAAATCTTCTTCCTCAGGCAAGACACCGGGTCCACCCCATCTGTAGAATGAACAGTCTACCCTCCATAGGGGGAGAGTCACGAATAACTGTAACTTGATCAAAGACATGATGGAGCCAGACCCTTTGTCCACAAACTTGCCGAGCAAACCCATTTCAAATCGTCATATATTTATACACGCTACTTTGCTAAAAGTCAATAGCCAACAGGTACCTACGAGAAAGGAGAGGTGCGACACCTCACCTTGTGGCTATCAGCTGGCACTTTTTTCCGAAGAGAGTTGTTGCGCCTATCGCTCGGGCGGAGCCGCGGAGAGATGCGGCTCCCCAGCATCTCCTCAGCAGCCCCGACGCCCAGAGACAAGTGTCCAGACTGGGGCAGCGTCCAGTTCTCTGTCCCCTTCCCGGCTGGGCCGGGCCGCCCTAGGCTTCTTCGATCAGGTCCTGGAGAGCCTCGTGGGGATCGCTATCTTCCTCGGCATCCAGCGGCAGCTCTTCCCCATTGATGCGCGCCACCATCGAGGGCACCGTCCGACTTTGCAGGATGATGCCCCGCATTAGCAAGGCACTGGCCTGAGCGAACAAGG is part of the Thermogemmatispora onikobensis genome and encodes:
- a CDS encoding dihydroorotase, with product MPTILKGALVLPDRILNGTITVVDGRIARIEEGFPDRGEGETFDFRGKYLLPGLIEVHGHMREPGLEYKEDIAHGTRAGLAGGYTTILDMPNTRPPTTTAGRVDEQIQRYAARSYCDFAINMGVSREEIDELRAVDPDKITGVKIFAAGHQSAPTTIPHLSDLARIFAILGERGLMAIVHAENQELIDYFLHHYRDIAGRHDPAAWGEVRNLSVVLTSVLEMISLAKYFGVKLYLLHLSTPEEFAAVDFGRRIGVEVYGEVTTAHLAFSSADYARYGNLINIAPALRSPEAQDQLWQLLRAGKIDTVVTDHAPHTLAEKQKASVWEVASGMPGLQEAIPVLVSNWIQRFGRETLEEGLIRIAQVTSGNIARIFGFEQKGALAVGKDADIVVIDTERTWRVRKEDLYTKNQWSVYEGLELLGRPLATFLRGQLVYHNGQIIGEPQGQRLKRRAA
- the carB gene encoding carbamoyl-phosphate synthase (glutamine-hydrolyzing) large subunit, producing the protein MKKLRKVLVLGAGALKIGQAGEFDYSGSQALKALREEGVSTVLVNPNIATIQTSKELADQVYFLPVTPFFVERIIEKERPDGILLSFGGQTALNCGVELFKSGVLEKYQVEILGTPVTAIILTEDRQEFAEHLHQINIPTPVSKSAESLEEAQEIARTIGFPVMLRAGFALGGQGSGIAHNMEELRRIVTSALAFSPQVLVEQYLHHYKEVEYEVVRDAYDNCITVCNMENMDPLGIHTGESVVLAPSQTLTNSEYHTLRSAAIAIVRSLGIVGECNVQFALNPRTSEYYVIEVNARLSRSSALASKATGYPLAYVAAKLALGYALPELTNKVTGVTQACFEPSLDYVVVKIPRWDLDKFKGADQTIGTSMKSVGEVMGIGRTFEEAYQKAIRMLDLGLEGATSKRVFLGEESEDAIIDKYLYTPTPKRIFALPVALRNGFSIEEINEITGIDPWFLYRIQHIVKLEEELARDRELTATRLLLLKQAGLSDKRIGELVGKTELEIRALRQRYGVLPSVFQIDTLAGEFPSDTNYLYMTYNGQHHDVEPLGKESIVVLGSGPYRIGSSVEFDWSSVNTVQALKKYDKRSVVINCNPETVSTDYDMSDRLYFEELSFERIADICDFENPAGVIVSVGGQTPNNRVKALHDYGIPILGTSAEHIDQAENRSKFSQLLDELGIRQPAWDTFEAIEDILSFAERVGYPVLVRPSYVLSGSAMNVCYTPEQLERYTRYAAAVSPEHPVTVTKFFQKVKEVELDAVAQRGEIKAFVISEHVENAGVHSGDATIVLPPQTINTETLQRIEEAGRAIARALEITGPFNVQFLAKDNQVYVIEANLRASRTFPFISKVTGLNLIELFVDALFQEEIASVTLPPLTFTAVKAPQFSFSRLTGADPLLRVEMASTGEVACFGEDLEEAYLKAVIATGSHIPQKGIFISIGSEEKKQKFLETAKLLASLGLPLYATEKTCAFLRQHGIEAKMLFKIHEQREPNVLTYFRERKIDLAINVVDNYVMKEVDDNYTIRRAAVDYNIPLLTKVKQVRLFARAIVNKDLRTIPIKAWNEY
- a CDS encoding serine/threonine protein kinase; amino-acid sequence: MNPEALIGMKLGTCTLQRLIGQGGMGAVFLAQQSRPRRQVAVKVLFPMASLTPHQLAAFLERFRRETDAAASLEHPNIMPVYEYGEQQGLAYLVMPYVSGGTLRDEMEREGAMALPKVLNYLEQLAAALDFAHERGVIHRDVKPANILKTPDGRLLLTDFGLVKIISEERANQVRLTGPGAPVGTPDYMSPEQVLGQPVDGRADLYSLGVILYQMVTGVAPFRGEAPMQIAAQHLQTPPTSPRVFRPDLPVAAEQVILRALAKNPADRYFSGQEMALAFRLALTSAGITVDTGQNPAIAALGLSGKFAVPGSAGGLLDPRWMTASAHQPAVNMASAPQAQAAQAAPPVQGAPAGDPPAMAFPVPSLKLPAAEPPQPTAKLPTASSASRRGGLLSRTGMFPRVGAGVVPDSAPVQAGPVTNEQPAVLWSTEEQQPNFTDPLPSVVAPAPGSGLLGVREQRPVDNQSQEVQQLSPALPTTTGALAPVAQQTATSPLVKLTGPVKVVKVPVAGQPGRYVTGLLPLATPGTGQGKSAARGERRRTRARMVVTLIVAALILVVGSGLLLLGHLHSGQKMEPQGSATPGLQSTASPMATAANASDVLFSDPLSQNVHDWPTTPADTYAFKDGAYHITNHSQKGIAVVLQSAPFTGPTGYSLTMQEVKGDDANINNSFGLILRFSQQTRSGKTVTTFYSFEVQNIKGGEYRFYKYDDSRGPNNAWGTPIWRKKFGSEFHQGQGPKNVNTLKVFANGSNFTFIVNGKVVGQTKDSSLPSGTVGMLVNLNGTEVAFKNLLITRN